A genome region from Heteronotia binoei isolate CCM8104 ecotype False Entrance Well chromosome 19, APGP_CSIRO_Hbin_v1, whole genome shotgun sequence includes the following:
- the CTXN2 gene encoding cortexin-2 gives MSSNYCNNVSVTMSVNEVSTFPLTLEQKTGFAFVGILCVFLGLLIIRCFKILLDPYSSMPSSTWEDEVEGLDKGTFEYALA, from the coding sequence ATGAGCAGTAACTACTGCAACAATGTGTCAGTGACCATGAGTGTCAACGAGGTATCCACTTTCCCCCTGACTCTGGAGCAAAAAACCGGCTTTGCCTTTGTAGGGATTCTGTGTGTCTTCTTGGGACTTCTGATCATCAGATGCTTCAAAATTTTATTAGACCCTTACAGCAGTATGCCGTCTTCCACCTGGGAGGATGAGGTCGAAGGGCTAGATAAGGGGACGTTTGAATATGCTCTTGcatga